Proteins from a genomic interval of Benincasa hispida cultivar B227 chromosome 7, ASM972705v1, whole genome shotgun sequence:
- the LOC120081909 gene encoding uncharacterized protein LOC120081909, protein MESNWLSTLLNTKFYTSCDLHPNLRGNKKSGFCIDCSVSFCKNCTVHDLHRQVQIWKYVYHEVVRVQDMEKQFCCSEIHPYKVNGKVAVHLNARSQSIDTKSPKTKSGSPCEDCGRHIHDPHRFCSIACKVSVNSKLKDQSIGTVVSPSQNSGNLSLKDKISPETNASELESTISIAESTEGTKTSSPSSSQPRKRRRKGIPHRAPFS, encoded by the exons ATGGAATCGAACTGGCTTAGTACGCTTTTGAATACGAAATTCTACACTTCTTGCGATCTACATCCTAATCTCAGGGGAAATAAGAAAAGTGGATTCTGTATTGATTGTAGTGTTAGCTTCTGCAAAAATTGTACAGTCCATGATCTTCATCGGCAGGTTCAAATCTGGAAATATGTGTATCATGAAGTTGTGCGCGTTCAGGACATGGAGAAACAATTTTGCTGTTCAGAGATTCAT CCATATAAAGTAAATGGTAAAGTAGCTGTTCATCTAAATGCCCGTAGTCAATCCATCGACACGAAATCACCGAAGACGAAGTCCGGTAGTCCTTGTGAAGACTGTGGTAGACATATACATGATCCTCATCGCTTCTGTTCAATCGCTTGCAAG GTTTCTGTGAACTCAAAGCTCAAGGACCAGAGCATTGGAACTGTCGTATCTCCGAGCCAGAACTCCGGTAACTTATCATTGAAGGACAAAATCAGCCCAGAAACGAATGCAAGCGAATTGGAATCAACCATCTCAATTGCAGAGTCCACAGAAGGGACAAAAACTAGCAGCCCTTCATCTTCACAACCACGAAAACGCCGAAGGAAAGGCATCCCTCACCGAGCTCCATTTTCCTGA